A part of Pararoseomonas sp. SCSIO 73927 genomic DNA contains:
- a CDS encoding DUF4126 family protein, protein MFRSLLIGIPGGMRSMTPLAAVTLAARRGALPRDNGAPSILSHPWASWGAVALAVGELIGDKLPSAPDRIIAPGIAARMVTGAVAGMALAPRERRGFAAFLGAATAVAASYITFDARIRSMRHHGQVSTGLMEDAMVLAATLWIVRGARRD, encoded by the coding sequence TTGTTCCGTTCCCTGCTTATCGGCATCCCCGGCGGCATGCGGTCCATGACGCCGCTCGCTGCCGTCACCCTCGCGGCCCGGCGCGGCGCGCTGCCCCGCGACAACGGCGCCCCGTCGATCCTCTCCCACCCCTGGGCGTCCTGGGGCGCGGTGGCGCTCGCGGTCGGGGAGCTGATCGGGGACAAGCTCCCCTCCGCGCCGGACCGGATCATCGCGCCGGGCATCGCGGCCCGGATGGTGACCGGCGCGGTGGCGGGCATGGCCCTGGCCCCGCGCGAGAGGCGGGGCTTCGCCGCCTTCCTTGGCGCCGCGACCGCCGTGGCGGCCTCCTACATCACCTTCGACGCCCGGATCCGCTCCATGCGGCACCATGGGCAGGTCTCCACGGGGCTGATGGAGGACGCGATGGTGCTGGCGGCCACGCTATGGATCGTACGCGGCGCCCGCCGCGACTAG
- a CDS encoding glutamate-5-semialdehyde dehydrogenase, with translation MNAIVDPAAIARAALEEAAKAARAAATILALAPRPTKDAALLAAAAALRARQDEILTANEADLAGAPDLSSAYKDRLTLNPTRVEAIARGLEEVAALPDPVGRVLAEWTRPNGLVIRRVAQPIGVVGMIYESRPNVGADAAAICLKAGSPVILRGGKESLNSAAAIHACIVEGLRAAGLPEACVQVAPNTDRAFVGAMLAAAGLIDLIIPRGGKGLVTRVMQEARVPVLAHAEGLNHTYIHAAADPAMARSVLANAKMRRTGVCGATETLLIDRAVAPALLPVLVDDLRALGCSFRADEAARAIVPGLEPAGEADFSTEWLDAILNVAVVDGVESALEHIRRHGSEHTDAIITEDAEVARAFLDGLSSAVGLWNASTQFCDGGEFGFGAEIGIATGRLHARGPVGLEQLCTWRYHVIGTGQVRP, from the coding sequence ATGAACGCGATCGTCGATCCCGCCGCCATCGCCCGCGCCGCGCTGGAGGAGGCCGCCAAGGCCGCCCGCGCCGCCGCCACGATCCTGGCGCTCGCCCCGCGACCGACGAAGGACGCGGCCCTGCTGGCCGCCGCCGCAGCGCTGCGCGCGCGGCAGGACGAGATCCTGACCGCGAACGAGGCCGATTTGGCCGGCGCACCCGACCTCTCCTCCGCCTACAAGGACCGCTTGACCCTCAACCCCACGCGGGTGGAGGCGATAGCGCGCGGGCTGGAGGAGGTGGCGGCCCTGCCCGATCCCGTGGGCCGCGTGCTGGCGGAGTGGACCCGCCCCAACGGCCTGGTGATCCGCCGCGTCGCCCAGCCCATCGGCGTGGTGGGCATGATCTACGAGAGCCGCCCCAATGTGGGCGCCGATGCCGCCGCCATCTGCCTGAAGGCCGGCAGCCCCGTGATCCTGCGCGGCGGGAAGGAGAGCCTGAACAGCGCCGCAGCCATCCACGCCTGCATCGTGGAGGGCCTGCGCGCGGCCGGGCTGCCCGAGGCCTGCGTGCAGGTCGCGCCGAACACGGACCGCGCCTTCGTCGGCGCCATGCTGGCCGCCGCCGGGCTGATCGATCTTATCATCCCCCGCGGCGGCAAGGGCCTGGTGACGCGTGTGATGCAGGAGGCGCGCGTGCCCGTGCTCGCCCATGCGGAGGGGCTGAACCACACTTACATCCACGCGGCCGCCGATCCCGCCATGGCGCGTTCCGTGCTGGCGAACGCGAAGATGCGCCGCACCGGCGTCTGCGGCGCGACGGAGACCTTGCTCATCGACCGCGCCGTCGCCCCCGCGCTGCTGCCGGTGCTGGTGGACGATCTGCGCGCCCTGGGCTGCAGCTTCCGCGCGGACGAGGCGGCGCGCGCGATCGTGCCGGGGCTGGAGCCCGCGGGCGAGGCCGACTTCTCCACGGAATGGCTGGACGCGATCCTCAACGTCGCCGTGGTGGACGGGGTGGAGAGCGCGCTAGAGCACATCCGCCGCCACGGCAGCGAGCACACCGATGCGATCATCACCGAGGACGCGGAGGTGGCGCGCGCGTTCCTCGACGGCCTCTCCTCCGCGGTCGGGCTGTGGAACGCCTCCACCCAGTTCTGCGACGGCGGGGAGTTCGGCTTCGGCGCGGAGATCGGCATCGCGACCGGCCGGCTGCACGCGCGCGGGCCGGTCGGGTTGGAGCAGCTCTGCACCTGGCGCTACCATGTGATCGGGACCGGACAGGTTCGTCCCTGA